From Toxorhynchites rutilus septentrionalis strain SRP chromosome 2, ASM2978413v1, whole genome shotgun sequence, a single genomic window includes:
- the LOC129770940 gene encoding NADH dehydrogenase [ubiquinone] 1 alpha subcomplex assembly factor 2 — MTQPPTRNLIKNIFKHFINSFKPRQLKGNYMGEDYFGNKYYEIPANPAIGQRRNQRWFEPTEKEAYGQEVTAEWEAWLRGRRKEPPTREELMRNLAIMKMKERNYAALESKNVKAKDAAELEKKTTGMGSFPQYEEYEVMPGKGKGEK, encoded by the exons ATGACGCAGCCTCCAACGCggaatttaattaaaaatattttcaaacattttataAACTCGTTCAAACCACGTCAGCTGAAAGGAAATTATATGGGTGAGGATTACTTCGGCAACAAGTACTACGAAATACCGGCTAATCCGGCAATCGGGCAACGCCGGAACCAACGGTGGTTCGAACCTACCGAAAAAGAAGCGTACGGACAGGAAGTGACCGCCGAATGGGAAGCATGGCTCCGCGGAAGAAG GAAAGAACCACCCACACGGGAAGAGCTTATGCGCAATCTTGCGATCATGAAGATGAAGGAACGCAACTATGCCGCGCTGGAGAGTAAAAATGTGAAGGCTAAAGACGCAGCGGAGTTGGAGAAGAAAACTACCGGAATGGGTTCGTTCCCGCAATATGAGGAGTACGAGGTAATGCCCGGAAAAGGGAAAGGAGAAAAATAA